The following coding sequences are from one Nicotiana tomentosiformis chromosome 3, ASM39032v3, whole genome shotgun sequence window:
- the LOC104084696 gene encoding allene oxide synthase 3-like, whose amino-acid sequence MSSSDSKLPLRDIPGDYGLPFFGAIKDRFDFHYNQGTDGFFRSRMQSYQSTVYRANVPPGPFNAPKSKAIVLVDAVSFPILFNNSKVDKTNYFDGTFMPSTDFTGGYRLCPFLDTCEPKHATLKGLFLSTLANLHNRFIPLFLSSISELFTHLEHEMSDKGEAYFNTLSDDMAFDFLFRLFCEKSPSETSLASDGPTFLNKWVFFQLAPLISLGLKHVPNFIEDLVLHTFPLPFFPIKSDYKKIFDVFYKSMGSILDEAEKLGLKRDEACHNFIFLAGFNSYGGMKVFFPALIRWVGAAGESLHRRLTHEIRTAVKEEGGITFSAVNRMSLTKSVVYETLRIDPPVPFQTAKAREDVIIHSHDSSFLIKKDEIIFGYQPLATKDPKIFENPEEFIADRFVGDREELIKYVYWSNGKESDDSTVDDKQCPGKDLVVLLGRLMLVEFFLRYDTFEIEFGKLLLGYKVTFKSVTKATS is encoded by the coding sequence ATGTCTTCCAGTGACTCAAAGCTTCCTTTACGAGATATCCCAGGTGATTATGGCTTGCCATTTTTTGGGGCAATTAAGGATCGATTTGACTTCCATTACAATCAAGGCACTGATGGCTTCTTCAGGTCTCGCATGCAAAGTTACCAATCCACTGTCTATAGAGCCAACGTGCCTCCTGGTCCTTTCAACGCTCCCAAATCTAAAGCCATTGTCCTTGTGGACGCTGTTAGTTTCCCCATTCTTTTCAACAATTCTAAAGTCGATAAGACGAACTACTTTGATGGCACATTCATGCCCTCCACTGATTTCACTGGCGGTTACCGTTTGTGTCCTTTTCTTGACACTTGTGAGCCCAAACATGCCACACTAAAAGGACTTTTCTTGTCCACACTAGCAAACCTGCACAACAGATTCATACCCTTGTTTCTTAGCTCAATCTCTGAGCTATTTACCCATCTTGAACATGAAATGTCAGATAAAGGAGAAGCTTACTTCAATACCCTCAGTGATGACATGGCATTTGACTTCCTCTTTCGTTTGTTTTGTGAGAAAAGTCCTTCTGAAACAAGTCTGGCCTCTGATGGGCCCACCTTTCTAAACAAATGGGTGTTTTTTCAGTTAGCTCCATTGATTTCTCTAGGCCTCAAACATGTACCCAACTTCATAGAAGATTTGGTTTTGCACACTTTCCCTCTACCGTTTTTCCCTATAAAATCtgattataaaaaaatatttgatGTCTTTTACAAGTCCATGGGGTCTATTCTAGATGAAGCTGAGAAGCTTGGACTGAAAAGAGATGAAGCATGCCATAACTTTATTTTTTTAGCAGGGTTCAATTCTTATGGTGGCATGAAAGTTTTCTTCCCAGCTTTGATCAGGTGGGTTGGAGCAGCAGGAGAGAGTTTACACCGTCGTCTCACCCATGAAATCAGAACCGCTGTTAAAGAAGAAGGTGGGATCACCTTTTCAGCGGTGAATAGGATGAGTCTGACCAAGTCTGTGGTGTATGAGACACTAAGAATAGACCCCCCAGTTCCATTTCAAACTGCAAAGGCCAGAGAAGATGTCATCATCCATAGCCATGATTCATCATTCTTGATCAAGAAAGATGAAATAATATTTGGGTATCAGCCATTGGCCACAAAGGACCCTAAGATATTTGAGAACCCTGAGGAGTTTATTGCAGATAGATTTGTGGGAGATAGAGAGGAATTGATAAAGTATGTGTACTGGTCAAATGGTAAGGAGTCAGATGATTCAACAGTGGATGATAAACAATGTCCCGGTAAGGACCTGGTGGTGCTCTTGGGAAGGTTAATGTTGGTCGAGTTTTTCCTGCGTTATGATACTTTTGAGATCGAATTTGGAAAGTTGTTGCTTGGTTACAAGGTGACTTTCAAGTCAGTAACCAAGGCGACATCATAA